TTCATATTCCTCAATTGAGTCCTCATCAATTAGATAGCCAATGCCCTTTTGGACATAGAATTTTGTGCAAGCATTACACCTGCAAAGAAGATTTCTCCATTTCTTAGAAAGAAACATGGGTTTTTTCTTCTATGAAACAAATGAGGCTTGACGTGGATCCACTCCAAATATACAGTTGGGATTTGAAATGCTACCGTGGGCTGCATCCTGCTTTAAAGCCACATTTTTCTCCAAATTCACTCTAAGCAGAGGATCTCTAAGAAAACAGTTATTAAAAAAAACCTAACTATCTGATTTGGACTGAACAGAGCTCACTCTATATTGgcctatttattttaaaataagaaATAGGCCTTGGACCGTTCTAGAGGCCAGTCGATTTTGCCCTCCATGTTTTCAGTGAGAACAGACGTATCCCAAATCTGTGCTATCAAATTGACGTGAACAAACTAACAATATTAACAatctagatttaaaataaattCCTATTTCTCTAATCCGCACTCAAATTCGAATTCAACAGCATGTATGAACCCCCAAAAACAATCACAAACCTTCAGAAACGCTAAATCTACAATCATCTCAAAGCAGAAACCCTATCACCGACTAAAGAAATGAAGATTCATACCAATCATGCGAGCTTTCAAGTTCGTCTCCCTTGGATAGTTTCTGCATTATGCTCAAGAGGGTCGGAGCTCCAGCATCGCCATATGCTGAACATCTGGATGGGAGAACCTGACCCCGGGGCTTTTCTGGCGGAGTCTCCGTCCCAAAGACCTCCGGTGGGAGGTCTCTTACAGTCGGAGCAACGGATTTTGCTGCCATGGAAGGGTTCTGCTTTAGCTGCTTCGGGGGAAACTGCGCCAGGCGGTGGTGTTGGAGAATCTTAGTATAGGAAGAGGAGTCGGAGCTAGGGTTTTCTATGTAGACAAAAGGAAGGATGATCGAGGTGTGAAAATTCGAGGGGAAAACCATAGAAAGAGAATGAAGATCTCTCTCACTCGCTCGCACACCAAGTGACAAAAGGAGTCGGGGGAAAAAGCGACGCGCCTACGaatttatattttgaaattagacttttggcctcggttcctatgctaCCGAGGCTAAAAAGCAGAcgtttggcctcggttcctatgcaacagAGGCTAAAAAGTCTGAATTCatttcaactttttaatttttttttaaattttcaattatttgaaatttctcgaaatttttttcaagattctcaaGTTCAAAATTCttattgtttttttcaaaaatttcaaaaattttcaaaattcttaattttttttaaattctcaacttaaaaaaaaaatatcatacttTTTCACAATTatcattttttattcttaatttttttaaaaaaattcttaattttttaaaagttctcaaaattttaaaaaattcttagttcttaaaaaattcaaaattcaaatctttttcaaaactctcaatttttttttcaaaagtctaaattttttcccaattgtctccattttttttccaaaattctcaattttttcacaattgtcaaaatttttttaaattattaattctttcaatattcttgatttttttttaatattcttaaatgtagacttttggcctcagttcttatGCAacagaggctaaaaagtagatttttgGCCTCGActactatgcaactgaggctaaaatgtagacttttcgcctcagttcttacgtaactgaggctaaaaggtagactttttgcctcggttcctatgtaaccgaggctaaaaaatagacttttcacctcggttcttatgcaactgaggttaaaaagtagacctttcgcctcgattcctatgcaactgaggctaaaaagtagacctttcgccttggttcctatgcaactgaggctaaaaattaaaCCTTTCGCCTCAGCTCCtatggaactgaggttaaaaagtagacctttcgccttggttcctatgcaactgaggttaaaaagtagacctttcgccttggttcctatgcaactgaggctaaaaagtagacctttcgctttggttcttatgcaactgaggctaaaaagtagacttttcgcctcggttcctatgcaactgaggctaaagagTAGATTTTttacctcagttcctatgcaactgaggctacaaattagaccttttgcctcggttgctaTGCacctgaggctaaaaagtagattttttacctcggttcctatgcaactaaggctacaaattagacctttcgcctcggttcctatgcaactgaggctaaaaactagatttttcacctcagttcctatgcaaatgaggctacaaattagacctttcgcctcggttcctatccaacaaaggctaaaaagtagatttttcacctcagttcctatgcaactgaggctacaaactagacctttcgcctcggttcctatgtaactgaggctaaaaagtaaactttttgcctcggttcctatgcaactgaggctaacaattagacctttcgcctcggttcctatgcaactgaagctaaaaagtagacctttcgcctcggttcctatgcaattgagggtAAAATGtagaccttttgcctcggttcctatgcaactgaggctaaaaagtaaaccattcgcctcggttcctatgcaattgaggctaaaaagtagacttttcgcctcggttactatgcaactaaggctaaaaagtagacttttagccttagttccgtagcaactgaggcaaaaaatgaacttttagcctcaattccataacaactgaggctaaaaaacacatttagcctccattttttcaaccgaggctaaaggcctactttcttgtagtgctcGAGGAAgaatttttcttatcttgcgtagtccaatgtgtcggcatgaaacctgtggcaagataattagtaatatctaCAAACCAATGTGAaggggagactttaaacaattgttcgtcagggaatatgtcatttatatgagtcatctcaagggaatcagagagattaaggcgggatagatggtcaaccactatgttctctactccatttttatcttttatttccaaatcaaattcttggattatgaggatccatcttatcaggcggggcctaacatcattcttagaaagaagatacttgagcgttgtatgatctgtgtaaatgatgatcttggatctaatTAAGTAGGACATatatttatccaaagcgaacactacagctaagagttccttttccgtagtaaaacagttcacttgggcaggatttagagttctagttgcataatgaataacgtagggtttctctttcttttctctggctttaaaccgccccaagagcatagtcagacatgtcgcacataagttcaaaagtaAGACTCTAGTctggtggctgcatgataggtgcagtggttaacatgcccttgagcttagtaaaagcttcctggcattgctcagtccactcgtatggtgtatccttttgaagtagattacatataGGACGTATAACACCTCAGTTCCCGAAACccaagtacactactcattttccaaaaacccaagtatTAACCTTTGGCAGTGGCTCAAATTTgatgtacatttttttctttatcagagttagcaattTACCAGAATATAAAcaattaagtataagagggagtccaaatatacataaccaaacaAGTGGTtacccgaaaacttatacaaaccaatgtcttaagttAATAATAATACATGACGGTACAAATTTAAACACATGAAATTAGGAATAGAAGGATGTAAGATCgtctggctcctcctattccacataATCACCAGCATACGCATCCTCTACATCTCCTGCACACTGGATATGGTTtcatagcatcaatggctattcCAGTGAGGTATAtcccccaagatttatcataccatcaagataattaagcatagttagcAGAAATATTGTATAACAACATTCCACAATGATTATCAagaaaatcagataaggttcattagATACgcattcatcaaataaatcacacaagataatcttgtttaaatgcatgaatacatgcacatgctcacaaacctagggatgcacatccagctggtaaaaagtcgcccGAGGAGAACTAGCCCTCTgaaaaagactatgcaacgaggacgcccaaggtggactagtctcctggaaaagtactcaaaggtactcCCTAAGGAGAACTAGACACCCAGAAAAGTCCATACAACAAGGACAACCTTAACGGTATGAATGCACGAAATAATGATTTAGGATCACCtggtaaaatactctatggtacagCCCATAGTGATCCAAGAAAACCCCCGTGTCTTACATCGATCACCCGGTGAAGTctacatgccatgaaaatgcatgattagcctaaccattattattgcaatttcaaacaatcattttaaggaagctcaaaggtcactatgggggtttgtcacccaataTAGGCTGACAGTTCAAGCATagtatctcattccaccatccctggctcatgagactaacaaatatgatgtttaaaggtaacctacacaAGTattggccaattatagttctataAGTAGAACTTATCATCGCAAGGTTATATGAAGATGATTCCTTAAAGCCATGTAGAGCAAATATAATATCAAGCCATAAAGGGAAAATATGcaattaaagccacatagggcacctAGTCAATCGAAGCCACATATGGTAAATAGTCCTTTTCTGGACACAGTGAAAGGGATTGACCCCAAAAGCCACAAAGGCGCAACGATTCATTAGAGGATAAGTCCACCATAAATAaattccatttaatttattagacagaatggccactagttcaaggaccTCCACGCATTCCATCAAGTAATCATGGATGATAAACTGAATCATGTATAATAATATCAAGATATCACATGCACATCTAAAGCATACATTTCAAATTAGATTAGAGTCATTTAATTCACATCAAATCCAATTCATCAATTATCTTAAggaattaaaatcaataaaaGCAATCCACTACATTAAGCAATTAATGAGATAAATGAGCAAGGAAAAATAGCAGGGCTAATTATCAAGATGTGgaaaaagcttgaaggtaatcctcacctcTCAAGTCAGGTCCCTGTTTCAACACTTGTTGGAATTTGTGTGCACAATTTAGGATCGAATCCTACGAGTGAAGGTCTAGGATTCTGAGTATTCAAAAGAGAACTCCAATATCTCAAATGTGTGGATTTCTAACACAACATAGCCTGATTATAAGATTTTATAGGAGTGTTTGGAATCTATAATGTCTGCATCCCACCTTACTACTAGGTTAAGTCGACTTGGTTTGCCTGCCTCAACTTGAACCAATCAACCTGAACTGGGTCAACTCAGCTCCACACACATAGATCTGCTGAGTCAACCCAACATCTCAACCGAGTTGACTCTGCAGGTGTAACAACCACTccaacctctctctctatcttcccttttttccttcttcccttctctctccttctgCTTCTCTTTCCTTCCTCCTTGTTGGAATGTCCAGCAATAAGTATAGACAGACCAAACCTGAACAGGCTCCACTCAGCTAACTCGGCAGTGAGTCAGTTCACTAGCTGaactatctctctcttcccttctctttcttcctctcctctatcttctttctttcatttcttatttctcctttcttttcttttctttttcctttttttcattcCTAACCCATCAAACTAGCGCCTGACGACCAACAACTTACATTTGAGTCAGCCAACGAGTCGACTCAAACTTGACTTGACAGTAACCGCACTGAAACttcatttctccttctttctt
This DNA window, taken from Magnolia sinica isolate HGM2019 chromosome 14, MsV1, whole genome shotgun sequence, encodes the following:
- the LOC131224988 gene encoding uncharacterized protein LOC131224988, producing MVFPSNFHTSIILPFVYIENPSSDSSSYTKILQHHRLAQFPPKQLKQNPSMAAKSVAPTVRDLPPEVFGTETPPEKPRGQVLPSRCSAYGDAGAPTLLSIMQKLSKGDELESSHDWCNACTKFYVQKGIGYLIDEDSIEEYEKVAKEKRKEKLEQQEGMELNFLSKLGHVQKIETLNGIADMKNELRSFMVWVLCSEFPVFICDSVYNSEFLF